TTGCAGGATGCGGGAGCCGACCTCATCGACGTCTCGAGCGGTGGCAACGTCGAGCGGGCGCAGATTCCGGTCGGAGCCGGATACCAGGCGCCACTCGCGGCGAAGGTCAAGGATTCCGGTGCGCCGGTCGCCGCGGTCGGCATGATCACGAGCGCTCAGCAGGCTGAGACGCTCCTGCGGCTGGGTTCCGTCGACGCGGTCTGCGTCGCGCGTGAGTGGCTGCGCAACCCGTACCTCGGTCTGCACTGGGCGAAGGAGCTGCGCGGCGACCTCGACGCGATTCGCCCGGCGCAGCTCTGGCGCGCGTTTTAGGAGCCGCCGCGCTCGGTGCCTGACCTAGTCGGTGCCCGACCGAGTAGGCCTTGGTCTAGTCGATGCCTCGGGCGCGTAGCGCATCCGCGAGCTGGTCGCCGTGCTGGAGCGCGGCGACCAGCAGCGGGAGGACGAGCCGGAAGCTCATCCTGGGGCCGCCGCGAGCCATCATGGCCTCGCGCAGCTGGCCGAAGATTCCCGCGATGACGGGCACGGTCGTGATGGTCAGCGTGAGCAGCAGGCTGACCTTGGTCGGGGAGACCCCGAAGATTCGCATTGGTGTGACGAGCCGTTCGACCACGTCGAGGAGCGCCGCGGTCGGGGTCGTCAGCGTCACGAGTGCCGCGAGGAGCACCACGATGCAGACCCGCGCGGTGTTGATCACCGCATCCTCGGGGCCGAGAAAAATGAGCTGCGGGATGATCATGATCACCACGAGCCAGCGGAGCGTGTACAGCTGTCGCCACAGTTCGCCGAGCCCGAATCCGGTCGCGAGGAACCCGAGTACGGTGACGATCGCCGCGCCGGCGAGCACCGGCCAGCTCCGCCCCGCAAGAGAGACCGCGAGCGCGAGTACCGCCAGCCCGATCAGCTTCCAGCCCGCTGGCAGCCGATGCAGGATGCTTCGTCCCGGGCGGTAGAGGGAGATCACGCGTAAGTCCGCCGGTAGCGCTCTACGACCGCGGCGGGCTCGCCCGCGTCGGCCAAGCGACCGTCCGCGAAACACAGCGCGTACTCACAACGCTTGGCCAGGTCGAGGTCGTGGGTCACGAGGACGACCTGCGCGTCGAACTCGTCGAGCAGGATGCGCGAAATCGCCTTGGCGTTCCCGAGATCGAGCAAGGCGGTCGGCTCGTCCGCGACGATCAGGGACGGCTCTCCGATCAGCACCGCGGCGAGCGCCACGAGCTGTTGCTGGCCACCCGAGAGCGAATAGACCGAGCTGTCTGCGAGCCCGGCCATCCCGACTTTCTCGAGTGCCGCATCCACCCGCGCGGAAATCTCGTCGCGCGAGAGCTTGCGACCCCGCAGCGTAAAGGCGAGGTCCTCGCGAACCGTCGGCATGATGACCTGCGCCGCCGGATTGCTGAACACCATGCCGACGCGTTGACGCACCGCTTTTCCGTCACGGCTGGGATCGAGCCCGTGAAC
This DNA window, taken from Gulosibacter molinativorax, encodes the following:
- a CDS encoding energy-coupling factor transporter transmembrane component T family protein; translated protein: MISLYRPGRSILHRLPAGWKLIGLAVLALAVSLAGRSWPVLAGAAIVTVLGFLATGFGLGELWRQLYTLRWLVVIMIIPQLIFLGPEDAVINTARVCIVVLLAALVTLTTPTAALLDVVERLVTPMRIFGVSPTKVSLLLTLTITTVPVIAGIFGQLREAMMARGGPRMSFRLVLPLLVAALQHGDQLADALRARGID
- a CDS encoding energy-coupling factor ABC transporter ATP-binding protein; its protein translation is MQDAGHIAFDGVSVVREGRTVLRDITLSLTARSIAVVGANGSGKSSFARTLNGLVPISSGILSVHGLDPSRDGKAVRQRVGMVFSNPAAQVIMPTVREDLAFTLRGRKLSRDEISARVDAALEKVGMAGLADSSVYSLSGGQQQLVALAAVLIGEPSLIVADEPTALLDLGNAKAISRILLDEFDAQVVLVTHDLDLAKRCEYALCFADGRLADAGEPAAVVERYRRTYA